One Nonomuraea angiospora DNA segment encodes these proteins:
- a CDS encoding ABC transporter ATP-binding protein has translation MTTSSSEFSVSGPSYNRRGPVRWLWSHLRRHPVHLLGFLGGSLVMVVLNAMVPQFTGDAFDAVLGQRGEPLDALGFIALALLAIVLARGLFDLVARLSSEVLAKRLERDARDELYVSLLGKSQTFHNRQRVGDLMARAANDIRQLSIMITPGVDLIVDSGLTGLVPLFFIAAIDPRLLLAPGLFAVVFAIALWHYMRQLNPVATRMREQFGDLNAGLNQAVRGIEVIKVTAQEAQERRRFRADARLYRDLFVRNGLVQARYLPTLLFSFAMAGALWHALYLQGIGAITIGELVAFMGLMGQLGFPTQMSIFTFSLIQIGIVSSRRILSVVTSDSEIEQRAEGHAAPISGEIVFEDVTFGYEDDEDPAVRGVSFTVQPGETVAIVGETGSGKSTLTKLVPRIHDVTSGRILIDGVDVRDWDLDSLRSQISTIEQDIVLFSRSVSENIAFSLGQRADQEAVVRAAEDAQAAEFIAELDDGYETVIGERGVTLSGGQRQRLAIARALLTDPAILVLDDSTSAIDSATEDRIQQAIGRILEGRTTLLITHRLSQIRWADKVLLLRRGEVVDFGTHDELIARSRLYRRIFAHYDEVELDGDGDVDGVLAAEQGGVR, from the coding sequence GTGACCACCAGCAGTTCGGAGTTCTCTGTCTCCGGCCCGAGCTACAACCGGCGCGGCCCGGTGCGCTGGCTCTGGTCCCACCTTCGCCGGCATCCGGTGCACCTGCTCGGGTTCCTCGGCGGGTCGCTGGTCATGGTGGTGCTCAACGCCATGGTGCCGCAGTTCACCGGCGACGCCTTCGACGCCGTGCTGGGGCAGCGGGGCGAGCCGCTCGACGCGCTCGGCTTCATCGCGCTCGCGCTGCTGGCGATCGTGCTGGCGCGGGGGCTGTTCGACCTCGTGGCCAGGCTGTCGAGCGAGGTGCTGGCCAAGCGCCTTGAGCGGGACGCGCGCGACGAGCTCTACGTGAGCCTGCTCGGCAAGAGCCAGACCTTCCACAACCGGCAGCGGGTCGGCGATCTGATGGCCAGGGCCGCCAACGACATCCGGCAGCTCTCCATCATGATCACGCCCGGGGTCGACCTGATCGTGGACTCGGGGCTCACCGGGCTGGTGCCCCTCTTCTTCATCGCGGCGATCGATCCGCGGCTGCTGCTGGCCCCCGGGCTGTTCGCCGTCGTGTTCGCGATCGCGCTCTGGCACTACATGCGGCAGCTCAACCCGGTGGCCACGCGCATGCGCGAGCAGTTCGGCGACCTCAACGCCGGGCTCAACCAGGCCGTGCGCGGCATCGAGGTGATCAAGGTGACCGCGCAGGAGGCGCAGGAGCGGCGGCGCTTCCGGGCCGACGCGCGGCTCTACCGCGACCTCTTCGTACGCAACGGGCTGGTCCAGGCCCGCTACCTGCCCACCCTGCTGTTCTCCTTCGCCATGGCCGGGGCGCTGTGGCACGCCCTCTACCTCCAGGGCATCGGGGCGATCACCATCGGCGAGCTGGTGGCGTTCATGGGGCTCATGGGCCAGCTCGGGTTCCCGACGCAGATGTCGATCTTCACGTTCTCCCTGATCCAGATCGGCATCGTGTCCTCTCGCCGGATCCTGAGCGTCGTCACCTCCGACAGCGAGATCGAGCAGCGGGCCGAGGGACACGCCGCGCCGATCAGCGGGGAGATCGTCTTCGAGGACGTGACGTTCGGTTACGAGGACGACGAGGATCCGGCGGTGCGCGGGGTGTCGTTCACCGTGCAACCGGGGGAGACGGTGGCGATCGTCGGCGAGACCGGCTCCGGCAAGAGCACGCTGACCAAGCTGGTGCCGCGGATCCACGACGTCACCTCCGGGCGGATCCTCATCGACGGCGTGGACGTGCGCGACTGGGACCTCGACTCGCTGCGGTCCCAGATCTCCACCATCGAGCAGGACATCGTGCTGTTCTCGCGGTCCGTGTCCGAGAACATCGCCTTCAGCCTGGGGCAGCGGGCCGATCAGGAGGCCGTGGTGCGGGCGGCGGAGGACGCCCAGGCCGCCGAGTTCATCGCCGAGCTGGACGACGGCTACGAGACCGTGATCGGGGAGCGCGGGGTCACGCTCTCCGGCGGGCAGCGGCAGCGGCTGGCCATCGCGCGGGCGCTGCTGACCGATCCGGCGATCCTCGTGCTCGACGACTCGACCAGCGCCATCGACTCCGCCACCGAGGACAGGATCCAGCAGGCCATCGGGCGCATCCTCGAAGGGCGCACCACGCTGCTGATCACCCACCGGCTCTCGCAGATCCGCTGGGCCGACAAGGTGCTGCTGCTCAGACGCGGCGAAGTGGTCGACTTCGGCACCCACGACGAGCTGATCGCGCGCAGCCGGCTCTACCGCCGGATCTTCGCGCACTACGACGAGGTCGAGCTGGACGGTGATGGTGACGTGGACGGGGTGCTGGCCGCGGAGCAGGGCGGGGTGCGCTGA
- a CDS encoding alpha/beta fold hydrolase, whose product MIEHPPGQAYEIRAGRHVWVERHGDGDAVVLLAGLGPAGSHVIFHPHFDALAADHSVIYVDLFGRGRSGRPQDLSEITFADDVADVAALLGQLGPAHLYGFSYGGLIAQAIALDHPAVARTVTLANTLHSPEMWQLNHANINRELATQLPEVWERIQELRLDGLRSTDEPLRREFAKAAALVRFYDPANAALLADEPGARNQELYPIFCGDAVDFVIGGEVARIPDFRPRLKEIGVPLMVLAGRYDRALHPALQRDFRRFAPQARFHMLERSGSFGHVEETETVHSLLRDFWRQA is encoded by the coding sequence ATGATCGAACATCCCCCTGGTCAGGCGTACGAGATCCGCGCCGGCCGGCACGTCTGGGTCGAGCGGCACGGGGACGGCGACGCCGTCGTGCTGCTCGCCGGGCTGGGCCCCGCGGGGTCGCATGTGATCTTCCACCCGCACTTCGACGCCCTGGCGGCGGACCACAGCGTGATCTACGTCGACCTGTTCGGCCGCGGCCGTTCCGGCCGCCCTCAGGACCTCTCCGAGATCACCTTCGCCGACGACGTCGCCGACGTGGCCGCGCTGCTCGGACAACTGGGCCCCGCCCACCTGTACGGCTTCTCGTACGGCGGGCTGATCGCGCAGGCGATCGCCCTGGACCACCCCGCCGTGGCGCGTACCGTCACCTTGGCCAACACCCTGCACAGCCCCGAGATGTGGCAGCTCAATCACGCCAACATCAACCGCGAGCTGGCCACCCAGCTCCCCGAGGTGTGGGAGCGGATCCAGGAGCTGCGGCTGGACGGGCTGCGCTCCACGGACGAGCCGCTCAGGCGCGAGTTCGCCAAGGCGGCGGCCCTGGTCCGCTTCTACGACCCGGCCAACGCCGCCCTGCTGGCCGACGAGCCCGGCGCCAGGAACCAGGAGCTTTATCCGATCTTCTGCGGCGACGCCGTCGATTTCGTGATCGGGGGTGAGGTGGCCCGGATCCCGGACTTCCGGCCCCGGCTCAAGGAGATCGGCGTTCCCCTGATGGTGCTGGCCGGCCGGTACGACCGGGCGCTGCACCCGGCGCTGCAGCGCGACTTCCGGCGCTTCGCGCCCCAGGCCCGGTTCCACATGCTGGAGCGCAGCGGCTCGTTCGGCCACGTCGAGGAGACGGAGACCGTCCACTCGCTGCTGCGGGACTTCTGGCGGCAGGCATGA
- a CDS encoding MFS transporter → MTAVTQTAGRAARRDFGLLWAGQSLSLFGDQFMTLALPLLAVTVLGATPAQAALLPFAMFLPFLPLGLPAGAIVDRLPRRTVMLVCDGVQVISFGAIWVTAVTGVLSFPLLFALVLVSGCAVVFFQVAYTSYLPGLFPDPGELHTGNTRLALSESSAKAVGPMAAGPLIGLLGVAGALLANTLSFAASLVTLVAIRHREAPPAVTVRERGWVRRDVAAGLKFALGHPVLEPVIACGTVYVLFLSMVETSLVLYCRNVLSLSPQWIGIVVGAAAAGYPIGNLASAFLIRRLGSPRALMLAATVSVLGIVAMPALGAAHGSLGAAGLVIGSIVHCVGEGAFSPISLTLRQTQTPPELLGRVSAVQRFQLWGAVALGALLASVATALAGLETTVWIGALGTILCLPALLRRGIRTAVLARAV, encoded by the coding sequence ATGACCGCCGTCACGCAGACGGCCGGGCGTGCGGCCCGCCGGGATTTCGGGCTGCTGTGGGCCGGGCAGTCGTTGTCGCTGTTCGGGGACCAGTTCATGACGCTGGCGCTGCCGCTGCTCGCGGTGACGGTGCTGGGCGCGACTCCGGCGCAGGCCGCGTTGCTGCCGTTCGCCATGTTCCTGCCTTTTCTGCCGCTGGGTCTGCCGGCCGGCGCCATCGTGGACCGGTTGCCCCGCCGTACCGTCATGCTCGTCTGCGACGGCGTGCAGGTGATCTCGTTCGGCGCGATCTGGGTCACGGCGGTCACCGGCGTGCTGAGTTTCCCCCTGCTGTTCGCGCTGGTGCTGGTGAGCGGTTGCGCGGTGGTGTTCTTCCAGGTCGCCTACACCTCGTACCTGCCCGGGCTCTTCCCCGACCCGGGCGAGCTGCACACCGGCAACACCCGCCTGGCACTGTCGGAGTCGTCCGCCAAGGCGGTCGGGCCGATGGCCGCGGGGCCGCTCATCGGGCTGCTCGGCGTGGCCGGCGCGCTCCTGGCCAACACCCTCAGCTTCGCCGCCTCGCTCGTGACGCTGGTCGCGATCCGGCACCGCGAGGCGCCGCCCGCCGTCACCGTGCGGGAGCGGGGCTGGGTACGGCGGGACGTCGCGGCCGGGCTCAAATTCGCGCTCGGGCATCCGGTTCTGGAGCCGGTCATCGCCTGCGGCACCGTTTACGTGCTGTTCCTGTCCATGGTCGAGACCAGCCTGGTCCTGTACTGCCGCAACGTCCTGAGCCTGTCGCCACAGTGGATCGGGATCGTGGTGGGCGCCGCCGCGGCCGGCTACCCGATCGGCAACCTCGCCTCGGCCTTCCTCATCAGGCGTCTGGGCAGCCCGCGCGCGCTCATGCTCGCCGCCACCGTTTCAGTGCTGGGCATCGTGGCCATGCCCGCGCTGGGGGCGGCGCACGGCAGCCTGGGAGCCGCCGGCCTGGTCATCGGCAGCATCGTGCACTGCGTGGGCGAGGGCGCGTTCAGCCCCATCTCGCTGACCCTCCGCCAGACCCAGACCCCGCCCGAGCTCCTCGGCCGGGTCTCCGCCGTACAGCGGTTCCAGCTGTGGGGCGCGGTCGCGCTCGGCGCCCTGCTCGCCTCCGTGGCCACCGCGCTCGCCGGGCTGGAGACGACGGTGTGGATCGGCGCGCTCGGCACGATCCTGTGCCTGCCCGCCCTGCTGCGCCGCGGCATCCGCACCGCCGTGCTCGCCCGTGCCGTCTGA
- a CDS encoding ATP-binding protein codes for MAKVRYFNTTGPCDPRLHYVLPSQPRLPQARELIDLDRFFVLHAPRQSGKTTMLHSLEHELTKEGAAVAVMMSCETASVAGDDYEAAERILLDELRWSNNSAPTAWPDAAPGARLGAALKAWAAQCELPLVLLIDEIDALYGESLIAVLRQLRIGHNNRPRGVPFPNSVVLCGLRDVRDYKIASGGDPTRLGAISPFNIAVRSLRLGDFTPEDVRELYGQHTAETGQEFTKEAITAAFEFTRGQPWLINALGWEITWGMRVPPEEPITAGHMEEAKERLIRDRATHLDSLVAKLHEPRVKRVLEPVLASTPVDLDGTFEDDFSYVRDLGLAARGRVLEIANPIYREVILRVLGSGAEAIIREDSRSFVFPDGRLDLLKLLREFTAFWKQHGETLVRGAAYHEAACQIILMAYLHRIVNGGGFLDREYAAGTGRLDVYLRWPYGERQVQREAMELKVWRPGQRDPLAEGLTQLDRYLDRLDLDTGYLVIFDRRPEASPMEERVRFDQDRTPAGRQVTVLRA; via the coding sequence GTGGCCAAAGTCAGGTACTTCAACACCACCGGACCGTGCGACCCCCGGCTCCACTACGTGCTGCCGTCGCAGCCCCGGCTGCCGCAGGCGCGCGAGTTGATCGACCTGGATCGCTTCTTCGTGCTCCACGCTCCGCGTCAGTCGGGCAAGACAACCATGCTGCATTCCCTGGAGCATGAGCTCACCAAGGAAGGCGCCGCCGTGGCGGTGATGATGTCCTGCGAGACGGCGTCCGTGGCGGGCGACGACTACGAGGCCGCCGAGCGGATCCTGCTGGACGAGCTCCGTTGGAGCAACAACTCAGCGCCCACCGCCTGGCCTGACGCCGCTCCGGGTGCGCGGCTGGGCGCCGCTCTCAAGGCGTGGGCGGCCCAGTGCGAGCTCCCGCTCGTGTTGCTCATCGACGAGATCGACGCGCTGTACGGGGAGAGCCTGATCGCGGTCCTGCGGCAACTACGCATCGGCCACAACAATCGTCCCAGAGGTGTTCCGTTCCCCAACTCCGTGGTGTTGTGCGGGCTGAGGGACGTACGGGACTACAAGATCGCCTCAGGCGGCGACCCCACCCGGCTCGGCGCGATCAGCCCCTTCAACATCGCGGTCAGGTCGCTTCGCCTGGGCGACTTCACCCCGGAGGACGTCAGGGAGCTGTACGGCCAGCACACCGCGGAGACCGGGCAGGAGTTCACCAAGGAAGCCATCACCGCGGCCTTCGAATTCACCCGCGGACAACCGTGGCTGATCAACGCGCTGGGTTGGGAGATCACCTGGGGCATGCGGGTCCCCCCAGAGGAGCCGATCACTGCCGGGCACATGGAGGAGGCCAAGGAGCGACTGATCCGCGACCGCGCCACCCACCTGGATTCTCTTGTCGCCAAGCTGCACGAACCCCGGGTCAAGCGAGTGCTCGAACCGGTGCTCGCAAGCACGCCGGTCGACCTCGACGGGACCTTCGAGGACGACTTCTCCTACGTGCGTGATCTCGGCCTGGCGGCCCGGGGGCGCGTGCTCGAAATCGCCAACCCCATCTACCGCGAGGTCATCCTGCGCGTGCTGGGTAGCGGCGCGGAAGCCATCATCCGGGAGGATTCGCGGTCTTTCGTCTTCCCCGACGGCCGTCTGGACCTGCTCAAGCTGCTGCGTGAGTTCACCGCCTTCTGGAAGCAGCACGGCGAGACCCTGGTCCGTGGCGCCGCCTACCACGAGGCCGCATGCCAGATCATCCTCATGGCCTACCTGCACCGGATCGTCAACGGCGGCGGCTTCCTCGACAGGGAGTACGCGGCGGGCACCGGACGGCTGGATGTCTACCTGCGCTGGCCGTACGGCGAGCGGCAGGTGCAGCGCGAGGCCATGGAGCTCAAGGTCTGGCGGCCCGGCCAGCGGGATCCGCTGGCCGAGGGGCTCACGCAGCTCGACCGCTATCTGGACCGGCTTGATCTCGACACCGGCTACCTGGTGATCTTCGATCGCCGTCCTGAAGCATCACCGATGGAGGAGCGCGTCCGCTTCGACCAGGACCGCACCCCGGCGGGGCGACAGGTCACCGTTCTACGGGCGTGA
- a CDS encoding MFS transporter codes for MPVQIPHRTTMRLLIAAAFTTALGNNVQLITGALLLAREQQTMMAVGWLFIAVALPQAVLSPYLGRLADRLERRALWVACDMVSAVVALGLPLWLAAGGAAEVGIYAANFALALVGAIFVPASAALIKERVPGGDVLRRFNGRYEMATQAGMLLSATVGGIAVQVFGAVPLLVFNAATFAVSALCVTAIGRTGAVGGLAPEPVEVAGPGRPPLPMGSLILLYAQGSVVVTVFNALLPMYVLVELNRGAGTFGAIDALGSLGFLAAAAGYRLFAQRYSDLRIAGVGFFACSLLMVAQGQLGVAGLAVLVPMGAFVFGQARISSRNLLMARADLAEVGRVFGLANGGGLAATVVVMLLVATVTDHTSAGAGFASLGAFALLSTVCALVLWRRAVRVAEAPASSAVQTEDDRAALR; via the coding sequence ATGCCCGTTCAGATCCCCCATCGCACGACCATGCGGCTGCTCATCGCCGCGGCCTTCACCACCGCGCTCGGCAACAACGTCCAGCTCATCACCGGCGCGCTGCTGCTGGCCAGGGAGCAGCAGACCATGATGGCCGTGGGCTGGTTGTTCATCGCCGTCGCGCTGCCGCAGGCCGTTCTGTCCCCGTATCTGGGACGACTCGCGGACCGCCTGGAGCGCCGCGCCTTGTGGGTCGCCTGTGACATGGTGAGCGCGGTCGTCGCGCTCGGCCTGCCGCTGTGGCTGGCCGCGGGCGGTGCGGCCGAGGTCGGCATCTACGCCGCGAACTTCGCGCTCGCCCTGGTCGGCGCGATCTTCGTGCCGGCGAGTGCGGCGCTGATCAAGGAGCGGGTTCCCGGTGGTGATGTTCTGCGGCGGTTCAACGGCCGCTATGAGATGGCCACGCAGGCCGGGATGTTGTTGTCCGCCACCGTCGGCGGGATCGCCGTCCAGGTCTTCGGCGCCGTCCCCTTGCTCGTCTTCAACGCGGCCACCTTCGCCGTCTCGGCCCTGTGCGTGACCGCCATCGGCCGTACGGGAGCTGTCGGCGGGCTCGCCCCCGAGCCGGTCGAGGTCGCGGGCCCGGGCCGTCCTCCGCTTCCGATGGGCAGCCTGATCCTGCTGTACGCGCAGGGCAGCGTCGTGGTCACCGTCTTCAACGCCCTCCTGCCGATGTATGTCCTGGTCGAGCTCAATCGCGGCGCGGGCACCTTCGGGGCCATCGACGCCCTGGGCAGCCTCGGCTTCCTCGCTGCCGCCGCCGGATACCGGCTGTTCGCCCAGCGGTACTCCGATCTGCGCATCGCCGGGGTGGGTTTCTTCGCGTGCAGCCTGCTCATGGTCGCTCAGGGGCAACTGGGCGTCGCTGGGCTGGCCGTGCTCGTACCCATGGGCGCGTTCGTCTTCGGTCAGGCGAGGATCTCCTCGCGGAACCTGCTGATGGCCCGGGCCGATCTCGCGGAGGTGGGCCGGGTATTCGGCCTCGCCAACGGCGGCGGGCTCGCCGCGACCGTCGTCGTCATGCTGCTCGTGGCCACCGTTACCGATCACACCAGCGCGGGGGCCGGTTTCGCCAGCCTCGGCGCTTTCGCGCTCCTGTCCACGGTCTGTGCGCTGGTGCTCTGGCGACGGGCCGTCAGGGTCGCCGAAGCACCTGCGTCATCAGCCGTGCAGACCGAAGACGACCGCGCCGCGCTCCGGTAG
- a CDS encoding ASCH domain-containing protein, whose product MRTFSASSLTSNVSDNATGDPVTTALPREMNLYRRYFDLVANGSKTIEVRVQYPNLRNLKAGDHIRFVCGHDDALTRVKRVTRYTSFEEMLDTEGPEKVNPTCPRDRQLADIRRIYGPEKEALGVLAIEIELVSEPTRCEVPR is encoded by the coding sequence ATGCGCACATTCTCCGCATCTTCACTGACATCAAATGTCAGTGATAATGCGACCGGGGATCCCGTAACGACCGCACTCCCCCGCGAGATGAACCTCTACCGCCGCTACTTCGACCTTGTCGCCAACGGCTCAAAGACCATCGAGGTTCGCGTCCAATACCCCAACCTGCGCAACCTCAAGGCCGGCGACCATATCCGGTTCGTCTGCGGCCACGACGACGCCCTCACCCGCGTCAAACGCGTCACCCGCTACACCAGCTTCGAGGAGATGCTCGATACCGAGGGCCCTGAAAAGGTCAACCCGACCTGCCCCCGCGACCGGCAACTCGCCGACATCCGCCGCATCTACGGACCCGAGAAGGAAGCCCTCGGTGTCCTGGCCATCGAGATCGAACTCGTCTCCGAACCCACACGCTGTGAGGTGCCGCGGTGA
- a CDS encoding HNH endonuclease: MITSPHDDLDSRVRAAAMAWLRLRCTPEDPVVSRSELLGFQFEGHAFPLIDNQLGIRKPQGMAAALSILTTYTSDGARAPYEDAVGNDGLLRYKFQGNPKHYTNVGLRVAFEHRVPLMWFFGIKQGLYLPFFPVWIVAVEPEQSQVAVALDEAQRHLSVDTVTSEIERRYSQRITKQRLHQPVFRQRVIQAYESACAMCRLRHRSLLDAAHIIPDRDTRGVPAVSNGVSLCKIHHAAYDENILGVRPDYVIEVRTDILEEIDGPMLKHGLQAMHNLRLTLPQRRADRPNSGLLEERYERFRAG; the protein is encoded by the coding sequence GTGATCACATCACCGCACGACGACTTGGACAGCCGGGTACGGGCTGCGGCCATGGCATGGCTCCGTCTGCGATGCACGCCCGAAGATCCGGTCGTTTCGCGTAGCGAACTTCTTGGGTTCCAGTTTGAGGGCCACGCGTTCCCGTTGATCGACAACCAATTGGGTATCCGCAAGCCCCAGGGCATGGCCGCTGCACTGTCGATCCTGACCACCTATACCTCCGACGGTGCACGAGCGCCGTACGAGGATGCCGTGGGCAATGACGGATTACTGCGATACAAATTCCAGGGCAATCCTAAGCATTACACCAATGTTGGGTTGCGAGTTGCCTTCGAGCACAGAGTGCCACTGATGTGGTTCTTCGGCATCAAGCAGGGTCTGTATCTGCCCTTCTTTCCCGTCTGGATCGTCGCTGTCGAGCCCGAACAGTCTCAGGTCGCGGTTGCGCTGGACGAGGCTCAGCGGCACCTGTCGGTCGACACCGTGACCAGCGAGATCGAACGCCGCTACTCCCAGAGGATTACCAAGCAACGGCTACATCAGCCGGTGTTTCGCCAGCGGGTAATCCAGGCATACGAGAGCGCCTGCGCAATGTGTCGCCTGCGGCACCGATCACTCCTCGATGCCGCACACATCATTCCTGACCGCGACACGCGAGGTGTCCCTGCCGTGTCCAACGGGGTTTCCCTCTGCAAGATCCACCATGCGGCTTACGACGAGAACATTCTCGGTGTCCGGCCCGACTACGTCATCGAGGTGCGCACTGACATTCTCGAAGAGATCGACGGGCCGATGCTCAAGCACGGGCTCCAGGCGATGCACAACCTCAGGCTCACCCTTCCTCAGCGACGTGCCGATCGCCCGAATTCCGGCCTTCTTGAGGAGCGCTACGAGCGTTTCCGTGCTGGGTGA
- a CDS encoding GntR family transcriptional regulator: MDFNPDELRWQAVVNEIRRRIAEGEYRPGMPVPGEPRLAVELGVSKGTARRALNALLADGTLYSVLGKGTFVSRPSDATASES; this comes from the coding sequence ATGGACTTCAATCCCGATGAGTTGCGCTGGCAAGCCGTGGTAAATGAGATCCGGCGCAGGATCGCAGAAGGGGAGTACCGGCCCGGCATGCCGGTCCCTGGCGAGCCGCGGTTGGCAGTGGAGTTGGGCGTGTCCAAAGGGACAGCCCGACGGGCGCTGAACGCCCTGCTCGCGGACGGCACACTCTATTCAGTCCTCGGCAAGGGCACTTTCGTCAGCCGGCCCAGCGACGCAACGGCATCCGAGAGCTAG
- a CDS encoding DUF429 domain-containing protein, whose protein sequence is MVTAGVDLAAEAVRTAVAWLDWSAGRARLVRVVAGADDALIVEAIMDADKAGIDCPLGWPDRFVDFVTAHRTGHVQVPPGLAGRAWRRDLALRVTDQVVHQQTGLTPLSVSADRIAHATMRCAALLAELARRDHPVDRSGAGPVVEVYPAACLKQWGLPHRGYKRTANLAELGHLVDRLQEAAPWLDLGEHEPLCRASDHATDAVISALAARAAALGLVTVPTGEQAGPATTEGWIALPTTPLARLVADG, encoded by the coding sequence ATGGTGACGGCCGGCGTCGATCTCGCCGCGGAGGCGGTGCGAACCGCGGTGGCCTGGCTCGACTGGTCGGCCGGACGCGCGCGGCTCGTCAGGGTGGTGGCCGGGGCGGACGACGCCCTGATCGTCGAGGCGATCATGGACGCGGACAAGGCGGGGATCGACTGCCCGCTCGGCTGGCCGGACCGGTTCGTCGACTTCGTAACCGCCCACCGCACCGGTCACGTCCAGGTGCCGCCGGGCCTGGCGGGCCGGGCCTGGCGCCGCGACCTGGCGCTTCGGGTCACCGACCAGGTCGTACACCAGCAGACCGGCCTGACCCCGCTGAGCGTGTCGGCCGACCGCATCGCCCACGCCACCATGCGCTGCGCCGCCCTCCTGGCCGAGCTCGCCCGCCGAGACCACCCGGTCGACCGGAGCGGCGCCGGACCCGTCGTGGAGGTCTACCCCGCGGCCTGCCTGAAGCAGTGGGGCCTGCCGCACCGCGGCTACAAGCGCACCGCCAACCTGGCCGAGCTGGGCCACCTCGTGGACCGGCTCCAGGAGGCCGCGCCCTGGCTGGACCTGGGCGAACACGAGCCCCTCTGCCGCGCCTCGGACCACGCCACCGACGCCGTCATCTCGGCCCTCGCCGCCCGCGCCGCCGCCCTCGGCCTGGTCACCGTACCGACGGGGGAGCAGGCGGGCCCGGCGACCACGGAGGGCTGGATCGCCCTCCCCACCACACCCCTGGCCCGCCTCGTCGCAGACGGGTGA
- a CDS encoding TetR/AcrR family transcriptional regulator, with amino-acid sequence MKRAFVRARRPEHKQQRREEILAAARDLAVASGVRNVSLGAVAEAVGLAKSNIMRYFGTREEIYLILAAEEWHQWAATVTTRLGAPPCDVAAVLAETLADRPLLCDLLSQTATTLEHNVSVEAARTFKRAIHAVIADLGEQVARVTGLTADEGVELVAAATALAGVLYPVANPSPTLAELYAQDPDIAATCPDFLPTLTRALRALLAGLPALRDD; translated from the coding sequence ATGAAGCGGGCATTCGTCCGGGCCAGGCGGCCGGAGCACAAGCAGCAGCGGCGCGAGGAGATCCTCGCGGCCGCCCGCGATCTCGCCGTGGCCTCGGGGGTCCGCAACGTCAGCCTGGGGGCGGTCGCGGAGGCCGTCGGGCTGGCGAAGTCCAACATCATGCGATATTTCGGGACTCGCGAGGAGATCTACCTCATCCTGGCCGCCGAGGAGTGGCACCAGTGGGCGGCGACCGTCACCACCCGCCTCGGCGCGCCACCTTGCGACGTCGCCGCGGTCCTCGCGGAGACACTCGCGGACCGGCCGCTCCTGTGCGACCTCCTCAGCCAGACCGCGACAACCCTGGAACACAACGTCTCCGTCGAGGCGGCCCGCACGTTCAAACGCGCCATCCATGCCGTCATCGCCGACCTGGGCGAGCAGGTCGCCCGGGTGACCGGCTTGACGGCGGACGAGGGAGTGGAGCTGGTCGCGGCCGCCACCGCCCTGGCCGGCGTCCTCTACCCCGTCGCGAACCCCTCACCGACGCTCGCCGAACTCTACGCCCAGGACCCTGACATCGCCGCGACCTGCCCCGACTTCCTCCCCACCCTCACCCGCGCCCTCAGAGCCCTCCTCGCCGGCCTGCCCGCGCTCAGAGACGACTGA
- a CDS encoding (2Fe-2S)-binding protein has protein sequence MRVNGVTRTLDIEPWVSLLDALRDHLGLTGPKKGCDQGACGACTVLADGVRINACLALAVQYADKEITTIEGIAKGEAGTHPMQEAFVRHDGFQCGYCTSGQICSAVGMLTEYAAGTPSAVTPAKAAERIELSDDEIRERMSGNLCRCGAYNGILDAIKDVAAQEAP, from the coding sequence ATGCGGGTGAACGGCGTCACCCGGACCCTCGACATCGAGCCGTGGGTCAGCCTGCTCGACGCGCTGCGCGACCACCTCGGCCTGACCGGGCCGAAGAAGGGCTGCGACCAGGGCGCGTGCGGCGCGTGCACGGTTCTCGCGGACGGGGTGCGGATCAACGCCTGTCTGGCCCTGGCCGTGCAGTACGCGGACAAGGAGATCACCACGATCGAGGGGATCGCCAAGGGCGAGGCGGGCACGCACCCGATGCAGGAGGCGTTCGTGCGCCATGACGGGTTCCAGTGCGGTTATTGCACCTCGGGCCAGATCTGCTCGGCCGTCGGCATGTTGACCGAGTACGCCGCCGGCACGCCCAGCGCCGTCACCCCCGCAAAAGCTGCAGAGCGCATCGAGCTGAGCGACGACGAGATCAGGGAGCGCATGAGCGGGAATCTGTGCCGGTGCGGCGCCTACAACGGCATCCTCGACGCCATCAAGGACGTCGCCGCGCAGGAGGCGCCATGA